ACCTTGCCGATTACTGGGAGTATAATTTAAAAAATGAAGCTCAGCCGGTTGCGGTTGAATACAGGTTCAGGCGCGGTTCTATGGCATGGGAAGACGTGCGAATTGCGGGCAACATAGATAAAGTATCCCTTATTACAGGGAATGATGTCCGGCTTGTGGATTATAAAACCTCTGAAAAACATAAAACCCAAAACGCGATACTCGGTAAAACACAGGACAAAAAAGCTCCCGATATGCACAGGCAGCTTATGTTTTATAAACTTCTCGCCGAAACAAGCGATATCTTCACTTACTCACCTAAAGAGTTCATGTTGGATTTTGTGGAACCTAACGTGCAGATAGTAGTGCCTGTAGAGCAAGACGCCTACCTGGAATTTAAAGAAACGCTCAAAAACGCATGGGGTTCAATACAGACACTTGAATTTCTGAATGAAGAGGGTTGTAACGAGTGCAAATATTGCAAGTTAGCTTCTTAGGAATTAGGCTTTAGCTTTTTAGGCAAAAATAAAAACGGGTCACTGCACCTGCCTGCGCCGAGTGAAGCGCGGCAGGCAGGGTGACCCGCTTTTTTATGTACTAAAACCAATAAGTCCTATAAGTCCTATTGGTCCTATTGGTCCTCTTTGTGTGAATTTATCAGCTCAGCAGTACCTGCCTGCCAAAGAAAAAAAGCTATAATAGAAAACCAGATAAGGCTAAACATATTTACTCCGGCAAAAACCAGATAACCCAATCCAAACACAATAAACGCGTGGCTTACAGACACCGCGGCAACAAGCCCCTTGTGCCTATCTTTTGTAACCGCCCAGGCTATAGAATGAAACACTCTTCCTCCGTCCAAAGGAAACAAAGGTAAGATGTTAAATACTCCTACAATAAAGTTAAAATAAAGAAGGAGTTGTAAAACAGGGATTGCAATCCCGGGAATATCAAAAAAATGGTCTGAAAGCAAAATAAGTCCGACCAAAGCAAAACTTGCAAGCGGGCCGGAAAATCCGATTAAAAATGCCTGAAAAGGCTTTTTACCCATGTGTTCAAGGTGTGCCCCCATGCCAAGAAACATAACGCGTATCTGCCTGCATGGAATTTTAAACATCCTACCTGTAAATACGTGCATAAACTCATGCGTCAAAAGGCTCAAAAAAGCAAGGAGGGCGAAAACACCGACACCTACCATGCTTGTAATTACACCCATCCCCCACCAAGCGAAAATACCCATAAGAAACAACGCGTCAAATCCGGCAACTATATCAGTGCCAAAAAGTCTAAAGCGCATTTAGTACCTGCCTTTCTGTTTTTAAAAATCTACTGCATAGCGTACCACAAAAAAATTGCAATTCAAACTAAAAATACTCTGCCATGGCAGAGTATTTTTAGTAAAGTCCTTCCAGTGGGTCATTATCCTTTGGCTTTCCGCGGGCAGGAGAGGCATTTCTGCCGTATTCCTGAAAATAGTAGGCAATCATCCCCCAGTTAAGTTGGTGGTAAAGCTTCATTAAATCCTGCTCTATTTTGTTGGGCGCTATATGGTTTGTAAGTTTGAGTTTTCTGGCTACGCGCTTAACATGCGTATCTACAGGTATTCCCTCCGCTTTGCCATATAATCGGTACTGTACGATATTTCCTGTTTTGCGCGCGACACCCGGCAATTTTACCAGTTCATTTATATCATTGGGTATCCTGCCCTTGTAATCATCGCGTATAATTCTCGCGGAATTAACCACATTCTTGCCTTTTGTTTTATAAAAATTAATTGATTTTATCTCACTCTGAAAAGTTCTTATATTGGCATCAGCAAAATCATCTACATCCTTATATTTTTTAAACAATTTATCAGTTACGTTGTTTACATGATTATCCGTTGCTTGCGCGGACATAATAACAGCGGCTAAAAGCTGCATGGGTGTTGCAAAGTTCAACTGAATACCGGCATTTGGATATGCTTTCATAAGATGCTTTAGAATTCTCAAAGCGCGTTTTTGTTTTTCTTGAAAAATTTCTTTAGGCATAGATTTTGTTCGCTAACGCTCACGAAAAGTATAAAGTATTCAGTATACAGGGGGTGCTTTGTAATTAGATTTGCTGAATACTCTATACTATATACTGCATACTTGAACGAGCGTGAAACATAAGTTCTAAGCTTGCATGGCGAAGCGTCCGCTAATTTAACAAAATAAAACTACATGTTAAGATATTCATCCCACTTGCGATAAAGCTCGCGAGTAGCTATTACATCGTAATAATTATATTGCGCAATCTCCTTGTATCTTTTATCATGAAAGGCTTTAGGAACATCCTTTCCCTCTATTTCGCCTT
The Candidatus Spechtbacterales bacterium genome window above contains:
- a CDS encoding site-2 protease family protein; the encoded protein is MRFRLFGTDIVAGFDALFLMGIFAWWGMGVITSMVGVGVFALLAFLSLLTHEFMHVFTGRMFKIPCRQIRVMFLGMGAHLEHMGKKPFQAFLIGFSGPLASFALVGLILLSDHFFDIPGIAIPVLQLLLYFNFIVGVFNILPLFPLDGGRVFHSIAWAVTKDRHKGLVAAVSVSHAFIVFGLGYLVFAGVNMFSLIWFSIIAFFLWQAGTAELINSHKEDQ
- the nth gene encoding endonuclease III — encoded protein: MPKEIFQEKQKRALRILKHLMKAYPNAGIQLNFATPMQLLAAVIMSAQATDNHVNNVTDKLFKKYKDVDDFADANIRTFQSEIKSINFYKTKGKNVVNSARIIRDDYKGRIPNDINELVKLPGVARKTGNIVQYRLYGKAEGIPVDTHVKRVARKLKLTNHIAPNKIEQDLMKLYHQLNWGMIAYYFQEYGRNASPARGKPKDNDPLEGLY